The Streptomyces sp. DG1A-41 genomic sequence ATCTGGGTGACCAGCAGCACCCACATCAGCTTCCGGTAGCCGGGGAACCGCATGCGGGACACCGCGTAGCCGGTGGACGCGGCGACGACGACGCCGATCAGCGTCGTGCCCAGCACCACGACCAGCGTGCTCTTCAGCCAGTCGAAGAAGCTGGTGTCCTGGAGGACGAACGCGTAGTTGTCGAGCGTCATCTTGCCCCAGATGCGTCCGGGGTGGAGGTAGTCGTCCTTGTCCGGGCCGAGGGACAGGAAGAGCAGCCAGGCGATCGGGAAGAGCGCGGTCAGGCTCGCGCCGATCAGGATCGCGTGCGAGACGAGGGAGGCCCCGCGGCTCTGCTCGCCGCGGCGGCGGACCTTGCGGGGTACGTCGGCGGGGCGCCGCCCGGTGTCCGCGGCGGAGGTCTCGACGGTGGTCGTACTCATTTCGGACTCCTGCCTCAAATCGCGAGCTGCTGCTCGTTGCGGTTCAGCCAGCGGCGGTAGAAGGAGGTGAAGACGATCAGGATGGACAGGAGCAGGATTCCGTACGCGGCGGACTGCGCGTAGTCGCGCGGCTGCTGTCCGAAGCCCAGCTGGTAGGCCCAGGTCACGAGGATCTGGGCGTCCGGGGCGGTGTTGCCGAACAGCAGGAAGATGATGGCGAACTGGTTGAAGGTCCAGATGACGCCGAGCAGGACGACCGTGGTGCTGACGGACCTGAGGCCGGGCAGGGTGACGTAGCGGAACCGCTGCCAGGCGCTCGCGCCGTCCATCTCGGACGCCTCGTACAGGCTCGCGTCGATGGACTGGAGGCCGCCGAGGAGCGAGACCATCATGAACGGCACGCCGCACCAGGTGTTGACCATGATCGCGGAGAACCGCTGCCAGAAGGTGTCCTCCAGCCACGACGGTGTCGGCAGGTGCAGGAATTCCAGGCCGCTGTTGATGATGCCGCCGTCGGCGAGCATGAACCGCCAGCCGAAGACGGTGACGAAGGTCGGCACCGCCCAGGGCAGCACCAGGATCATCCGGTAGAGGGTGCGGCCGCGCAGCTTCTGGTTGAGCAGCAGGGCGAGCCCGAGGCCGATGCCGTAGTGCAGGGTGACGCAGGCCGCCGTCCAGAAGATCGTCCACAGGAAGTGCGACCAGAAGCGGTCGTACGCCGTCGGGCCCCACAGGATGTCGGCGTAGTTGTCCAGGCCGATGAACTCGTAGGTGGCGTCGATCTCGTTGACGCCGATCGTGCGGGCGGTGTTGAGGCTGGTGGCGTCGGTGAGCGTGAGGTACAGGCCGTACGCCAGCGGGTACAGAACGAGGACGCCGAGGACGACCGCCACCGGGGCGATCATCGCGTAGGCGTACCAGTGCTTGTGGAAGCCGTTCTTCAGCCGCCGGCCCGGCCCGGGCCGCGGTTCCCGCGCACCGCGCCGCTTGCCGGTCGCTCGGTCGATGACGACGGTCATGGTTCGACACCTTCTGGATGTTCAAGGAGGTCAAGGGGGCTGCCCAGCCCGGGCGCAGGCGCAGGCCGGTGGCCGCCGGATCCCCTCCCCCATGACCGGGGGAGGGGATCCGGCGGCCACACGGCGGTCACTTGGAGAAGTCCGGCACCAGCTTGGCGATGGCCGTCTCGGCGTCTCCGAGGCCCTTGTCCAGGGACTCCTTGCCGCCCGCGATCTCGATCAGCTCGTCGTCGAGCGGGCCCCACAGCGAGCTGTACTCGGGCAGCGCCGGTCGCGGCTGGGCGGAGGAGAGCACGCCCTGGTAGCCGGCGATGCCGGGGTCGGCCTTGACCTCGGCGGTGTAGGCGTCCTCGCGCGTGGGGAGCGTGGAGTTCTTCAGCGCGATGGTCTCCTGGGCCTTCGCCGACGTCATGAAGTTGACGAACTTCAGCGAGGCCTTCTGGTGGGCCGCGTCGGAGCCGGCGTAGACGGAGAGGTTGTGGCCGCCGGTCGGGGCGCCCGCCTTACCGGTGGAGCCGGCCGGGACGGTGGCGATGCCGAGGTTGTTCCTGTCCTTGAAGGCCGAGCCCTTGTAGAAGTTCGTGATCTCCCAGGGGCCCTGGATGATCGAGGCGACCTTGCCGCTGACGAACGCCTCCTGGATGTGGGCGTAGGCGTCGGCGGTGGTGTCGGCCTTGTGCAGGCCCTTGCCGCTGAAGAGGCTCTGCCAGGTGCCGTAGGCCTTCTTGGCGGCGGGCGAGGTGACGGTGATCTTCTTGGCGTCGACATCGACGGTGTCGGTGCCCTCGCCGTAGAGGAAGGACTGGGCGTAGTAGGCCTGGGTGGAGCCCCAGTAGCCGTCGACGCCGGTCTTGTCCTTGATGATGGCGGCGGCCTTCTTCAGGTCGTCCCAGGTCTTGGGGGCCTCGACGCCGGCCTTCTCGAACAGTTCCTTGTTGTAGACGAGGGCGAGGGTGTCCGTGGTGAAGGGGACGCCGTAGGTCTTGCCGTCGTACGTGGCCTGCTCGATCAGGCTGGGCTGGAACTTGTCCTGCTCGGCTAGGGCCTCGGTGCCCTCCAGCGGCGCGAAGAAGCCCTTCTTGGCGAAGGCCGGGGTCCAGCCGACCTCGGAACGCAGCACGTCGGGGGCGCCCTTGGAACCGGCGGCGGTGTCGAACTTGTTCTGCGCCTGGTCGAACGGGACGTTGACGTAGTTGACCTTGATGTCCTTGTTGGCGGCCTCGAACTCCTTGACCAGGGCCCGGTACGTCGGCGCCTCGTTGGTGGCGTTGGAGGTGTCCCACCAGGTGATGGTGACCGGACCGTCGGCCTCGTCGCCGCTGCCGCTTCCGCCGCACGCCGTCGCCGCCAGGGCGAGGGACGCCACCAGCGCGGTGGCCGCTATGCCACGCCGCATGAGTTCTCCTTGAGGGTGAAAGCCCGTTTTCGTGCTGCCGACTGCGCCGTTGGCCGCCGGGCGTCGGTGAGATTAGCCGCGCTGGAAGGAGTCGCGAAGGACCTTGCAGCAAAAAGATGCAAGGGGTGCGGATGGTTATCCCGCCGTAACCTCGCCCCGACTGGTATGGAACCGGGATTTCCGGCTGTTCGGCAGGTGGTCGGACAGTTGTGCAAGACTCTGCAAGTACTTGCACGCCGACCACGACTTCGAGGGACCGCGATGACCAAGCAACCCGCAGCGGGCCGTGCGCCGGCCCGCACCAGGCGTCCCGTCGGTGTCCAAGCGGAACCCCGGCCGCTACAGTCCAGTCCCGTGACCACACGGCTTGCCGACATCGCTGCTCAGGCGGGGGTGAGCGAAGCGACCGTCAGCCGCGTCCTCAACGGGAAGCCGGGCGTCGCCGCCACCACCCGCCAGTCCGTGCTGGCCGCCCTCGACGTGCTGGGCTACGAACGCCCGGTACGGCTGCGGCAGCGCAGCGAGGGCCTGGTGGGCCTGATCACCCCGGAGCTGGAGAACCCGATCTTCCCGGCCCTGGCCCAGGTCATCGGCCAGGCGCTGACCCGGCAGGGGTACACACCGGTGCTGGCCACCCAGACGCCGGGCGGCTCGACCGAGGACGAGCTCACGGAGATGCTCGTCGACCGCGGGGTCGCCGGCATCATCTACGTCTCCGGGCTGCACGCGGACACGACCGCCGACATGCAGCGCTACGACCGGCTGCGCGCGCAGGGCGTGCCGTACGTGCTGGTCGACGGTTTCTCGCCGAAGGTGCAGGCGCCGTTCATCTCCCCCGACGACCGCGCGGCGATGAACCTGGCGGTGACGCACCTGGTGTCCCTGGGGCACACGCGGATCGGTCTGGCCCTGGGACCCAAGCGGTTCGTGCCCGTGCAGCGCAAGATCGAGGGGTTCTTGCGGACCATGCAGGACCAGTTGGGCCTGGGCGCCGAGA encodes the following:
- a CDS encoding sugar ABC transporter permease; translation: MTVVIDRATGKRRGAREPRPGPGRRLKNGFHKHWYAYAMIAPVAVVLGVLVLYPLAYGLYLTLTDATSLNTARTIGVNEIDATYEFIGLDNYADILWGPTAYDRFWSHFLWTIFWTAACVTLHYGIGLGLALLLNQKLRGRTLYRMILVLPWAVPTFVTVFGWRFMLADGGIINSGLEFLHLPTPSWLEDTFWQRFSAIMVNTWCGVPFMMVSLLGGLQSIDASLYEASEMDGASAWQRFRYVTLPGLRSVSTTVVLLGVIWTFNQFAIIFLLFGNTAPDAQILVTWAYQLGFGQQPRDYAQSAAYGILLLSILIVFTSFYRRWLNRNEQQLAI
- a CDS encoding extracellular solute-binding protein, with the translated sequence MRRGIAATALVASLALAATACGGSGSGDEADGPVTITWWDTSNATNEAPTYRALVKEFEAANKDIKVNYVNVPFDQAQNKFDTAAGSKGAPDVLRSEVGWTPAFAKKGFFAPLEGTEALAEQDKFQPSLIEQATYDGKTYGVPFTTDTLALVYNKELFEKAGVEAPKTWDDLKKAAAIIKDKTGVDGYWGSTQAYYAQSFLYGEGTDTVDVDAKKITVTSPAAKKAYGTWQSLFSGKGLHKADTTADAYAHIQEAFVSGKVASIIQGPWEITNFYKGSAFKDRNNLGIATVPAGSTGKAGAPTGGHNLSVYAGSDAAHQKASLKFVNFMTSAKAQETIALKNSTLPTREDAYTAEVKADPGIAGYQGVLSSAQPRPALPEYSSLWGPLDDELIEIAGGKESLDKGLGDAETAIAKLVPDFSK
- a CDS encoding LacI family DNA-binding transcriptional regulator, which codes for MTTRLADIAAQAGVSEATVSRVLNGKPGVAATTRQSVLAALDVLGYERPVRLRQRSEGLVGLITPELENPIFPALAQVIGQALTRQGYTPVLATQTPGGSTEDELTEMLVDRGVAGIIYVSGLHADTTADMQRYDRLRAQGVPYVLVDGFSPKVQAPFISPDDRAAMNLAVTHLVSLGHTRIGLALGPKRFVPVQRKIEGFLRTMQDQLGLGAETVETELVQHSLYTLEGGQAAATALIERNCTAVVCASDMMALGAIRAARQRGLEVPTDVSVVGFDDSPLIAFTDPPLTTIRKPVPAMGQAAVRTLLEEIGGTPAPHSEFVFMPELVVRGSTASAPGDRARP